From a single Aspergillus puulaauensis MK2 DNA, chromosome 2, nearly complete sequence genomic region:
- a CDS encoding RNA 3'-terminal phosphate cyclase-like protein (BUSCO:EOG0926307V;~COG:A;~EggNog:ENOG410PH5X;~InterPro:IPR037136,IPR000228,IPR036553,IPR013791, IPR013792,IPR016443,IPR023797;~PFAM:PF01137,PF05189;~go_component: GO:0005730 - nucleolus [Evidence IEA];~go_function: GO:0003824 - catalytic activity [Evidence IEA];~go_process: GO:0006396 - RNA processing [Evidence IEA];~go_process: GO:0042254 - ribosome biogenesis [Evidence IEA]), with product MATSQPPIRLTSHKNFVHRLVFSTLTGRTAHISQIRPSSPTNPGLAPHEISFLRLLEAVTNGSQMEISYTGTILVYKPGLITGSGTGGTVIRHEIPAGCTRGVSYFLIPLCLMAPFSKAPIKVLFTGPGVITSSTPTGDMSVDSVRTAILPLFNQFGIFNNIELRVLRRSNPGPNGRGGGGEVQLVFGHQVRLPKTLHLMNAGRIKKVRGVAYAVGVSASNNSRMIDVTRGILNPLVPDTYIFSDVSSAPLIPTPERNNPSAKKKIGLGFGLSLVAESSTGCLFSADVASPPSGGQPPEDIGKQCAYQLLEEISKGGCVAPAAFSTMIGLMTMGSEDVGRIQVGRDIIGDESSIQLARDLSKFGAPGWGLRDAGDDSNDVIISVVGRGIGNVGRKVA from the coding sequence ATGGCGACCTCACAACCTCCAATCCGACTCACCTCGCACAAAAACTTCGTTCATCGCCTTGTTTTCTCTACATTAACTGGCCGGACAGCCCATATCTCGCAAATTCGCCCTTCCTCTCCTACGAACCCCGGTCTTGCACCGCATGAAATCTCAttccttcgtcttctcgAGGCTGTTACAAATGGCTCGCAAATGGAAATTTCGTACACTGGTACGATCCTTGTCTACAAACCGGGTCTTATTACTGGAAGTGGCACCGGTGGCACTGTGATTCGACATGAGATTCCAGCTGGGTGTACTCGCGGCGTGAGCTATTTTCTCATCCCGCTATGCCTCATGGCACCGTTTTCCAAAGCTCCGATAAAGGTTCTCTTCACCGGTCCCGGCGTGATTacttcctcaacaccgaccGGCGACATGTCTGTGGACAGCGTTCGGACCGCCATTTTGCCGCTTTTCAATCAGTTCGGTATTTTCAACAACATAGAATTGCGTGTGCTCCGAAGATCTAATCCAGGCCCTAACGggagaggaggtggtggagaagTTCAATTGGTTTTCGGCCACCAAGTTCGGCTACCTAAAACTCTGCATTTGATGAATGCCGGTAGGATAAAGAAGGTCCGCGGTGTGGCATATGCCGTTGGTGTTTCCGCCTCAAATAATTCGAGAATGATCGATGTTACTCGTGGCATCCTCAACCCACTTGTTCCTGATACCTATATTTTCTCGGACGTCTCGTCTGCTCCGCTTATTCCTACACCGGAAAGGAACAACCCGTcggcaaagaaaaagattGGGCTCGGATTTGGCTTATCCCTGGTCGCAGAATCTTCGACTGGCTGTTTGTTCTCCGCCGATGTTGCATCTCCCCCCAGTGGTGGTCAACCACCTGAGGATATTGGGAAGCAATGCGCATACCAGTTGCTTGAGGAGATCTCGAAAGGCGGTTGTGTCGCCCCCGCAGCTTTCTCAACCATGATCGGATTGATGACCATGGGCTCTGAGGATGTTGGGCGTATTCAGGTCGGTCGTGACATTATCGGGGACGAAAGCTCAATTCAACTTGCCCGAGATCTGTCGAAGTTCGGTGCCCCAGGCTGGGGGCTGCGAGATGCTGGTGACGATAGTAACGATGTTATAATCAGTGTCGTTGGACGAGGTATAGGTAACGTTGGACGGAAGGTCGCTTGA
- a CDS encoding tellurite-resistance/dicarboxylate transporter family protein (COG:P;~EggNog:ENOG410PFHW;~InterPro:IPR004695,IPR038665,IPR030185;~PFAM:PF03595;~TransMembrane:10 (o43-60i72-92o112-132i144-166o178-199i211-229o249-271i292-316o328-350i357-381o);~go_component: GO:0016021 - integral component of membrane [Evidence IEA];~go_function: GO:0015140 - malate transmembrane transporter activity [Evidence IEA];~go_process: GO:0055085 - transmembrane transport [Evidence IEA];~go_process: GO:0071423 - malate transmembrane transport [Evidence IEA]), translating into MFENSPQSTLCPPTPRSETTTIDVEMKKPVQVSLRERLRHFTWAWYTLTMSTGGLALLISNQPFQFEGLQNIGLAVYIIDLVFFAFVCSLMSLRFMLHGGLLDSLRHDREGLFFPTFWLSVATIISGLYKFFGEDAQESFQLALEALFWIYCACTLTLAVVQYYFVFATHSYHLQTMMPSWILPIFPIMLSGTIASVIAEQQPIRSSIPMVCAGITFQGLGFSVAFIMYSHYIGRLMQSGLPNREHRPGMFICVGPPAFTALALVGMTSSLPEELDLLHDETAIQDARIMTLLAISAAAFLWALSLWFFCIAVIAVIREPPTSFHLNWWAMVFPNTGFTLATITMGEWLGSKGISGVATAMSIGIICMFIFVLVCHVRAVIRQDIMYPGKDEDVSE; encoded by the coding sequence ATGTTTGAGAACAGCCCTCAGAGCACTCTCTGCCCGCCGACTCCCCGGTCTGAGACGACCACAATTGATgtcgagatgaagaagcctgTCCAAGTGAGCCTCCGCGAGCGCCTGCGCCATTTTACTTGGGCGTGGTACACTTTAACCATGAGCACTGGAGGGCTGGCGCTTCTCATTTCCAACCAACCCTTCCAGTTCGAAGGGCTCCAGAACATCGGTTTGGCTGTATACATCATCGACCTtgtcttctttgctttcgTTTGCTCTCTTATGTCACTTCGCTTTATGCTCCATGGAGGGTTGCTCGACTCCCTCCGTCACGACAGAGAgggcctcttcttcccgaCCTTCTGGCTTTCCGTCGCGACTATCATCTCCGGCCTCTACAAGTTCTTCGGCGAAGATGCACAGGAATCTTTCCAGCTCGCACTCGAGGCCCTCTTCTGGATCTACTGCGCCTGCACACTCACGCTCGCAGTCGTTCAATACTACTTTGTCTTCGCAACCCACTCCTACCACCTCCAAACCATGATGCCATCGTGGatcctccccatcttcccGATCATGCTTAGCGGTACTATCGCCTCCGTCATCGCAGAGCAGCAACCCATCCGTTCCTCGATTCCTATGGTCTGCGCCGGTATTACCTTCCAAGGTCTCGGTTTCTCTGTCGCCTTTATAATGTACTCCCACTACATCGGGCGATTGATGCAATCCGGCCTTCCTAATCGCGAACACAGACCCGGAATGTTCATCTGCGTTGGACCACCGGCTTTCACAGCCCTGGCCCTCGTCGGCATGACCTCCAGTCTTCCAGAAGAGCTAGACCTCCTCCATGATGAAACCGCAATCCAAGACGCGCGCATAATGACTCTCCTCGCAATATCTGCCGCCGCCTTCCTCTGGGCCTTGAGTCTATGGTTCTTCTGCATCGCCGTTATTGCAGTCATTCGCGAGCCGCCCACCTCCTTCCACCTGAACTGGTGGGCTATGGTCTTCCCCAACACCGGTTTCACACTTGCTACAATCACTATGGGCGAGTGGCTAGGTAGCAAGGGTATCAGCGGCGTCGCGACCGCAATGtccatcggcatcatctGCAtgttcatcttcgtcttaGTCTGCCATGTCCGAGCCGTTATCCGCCAGGATATCATGTACCCAggcaaggatgaggatgtttcTGAATAG
- a CDS encoding uncharacterized protein (COG:S;~EggNog:ENOG410PXHA), with translation MEPKRDFRSIINSVPFTFLVGPSHTKLTIQSGLASHVSGPLDHLMNSGQTRESKHQIAILEDEDVETFVAFCEYAYTGDYVVPPPGCREDNKEQDSINNPFNGMIPEDTGNSTPAAGLTGPPQQPAELLNEPYVVDRSDNEHEGDREHEEEAGAPSQQPGRREGEAWPLSTHTEYLPQDPAATPRESDQSPASSADPSPSRGRRRRRGKSDEQQGFIQDPSLKLTPPCTPPGAARVEPAQAAQLPFAEPTENPHASTEEAAAQPKSTIQPMGHPEPTIGNGVKESGYDEVQNRQDKDPSARRVQPVIDTSFANQQFSPRHETGTTTLWDEFTVIDDTGPRPSHHATRASNPLPGVVLPYLIFHAKLYVFATRYLIPDLAHLCLQKLHHDLLNLAFPDPDPENQYVEQLVLTTTKARMVVDLLSYTYTKTTRLEPITPSSATQLRDNELRRLVVHYAACKVRDLAEYCPPTEPIVGSTFYSEEPERPSARGFRALLDNLPELASDLIYRMI, from the exons ATGGAGCCTAAACGTGATTTCAGGAG CATCATAAACTCAGTACCTTTTACCTTTCTGGTCGGCCCGAGCCATACAAAGCTCACCATCCAGTCGGGTCTCGCCAGCCATGTTTCCGGGCCCCTCGACCACCTTATGAACAGTGGTCAAACACGGGAGTCCAAGCACCAGATCGCCAtcctggaagatgaggatgtgGAGACATTCGTCGCATTTTGCGAGTATGCGTATACGGGAGACTATGTCGTGCCACCGCCGGGATGCCGGGAGGATAATAAAGAGCAGGACTCGATTAACAATCCCTTCAATGGAATGATTCCGGAAGACACTGGCAACTCGACCCCAGCAGCTGGTCTAACAGGACCACCGCAACAGCCCGCAGAGTTATTGAACGAGCCATATGTGGTAGACCGCAGTGACAATGAACACGAGGGTGATCGTGAAcacgaagaagaggctggaGCCCCAAGCCAGCAGCCTggcagaagagaaggagaagcatGGCCTCTCTCAACTCACACTGAGTACCTGCCCCAGGACCCAGCTGCTACGCCTCGAGAGTCTGATCAATCTCCCGCTTCTTCTGCCGacccctccccctcccgcGGGAGAAGACGTCGCAGGGGAAAGAGTGATGAACAACAAGGGTTCATTCAAGACCCTTCGCTTAAACTCACGCCCCCGTGCACACCCCCCGGTGCTGCAAGAGTTGAACCTGCACAGGCGGCACAACTGCCCTTTGCAGAACCCACCGAGAACCCCCACGCCTCGACCGAGGAAGCCGCAGCCCAGCCCAAATCCACCATACAGCCAATGGGACATCCCGAGCCAACCATCGGCAACGGCGTGAAGGAAAGTGGATATGACGAAGTTCAGAATCGGCAAGACAAGGACCCGAGTGCGCGCCGAGTGCAGCCGGTCATAGACACGTCTTTTGCCAATCAGCAGTTCTCTCCTCGCCACGAGACAGGAACAACAACCTTGTGGGACGAATTCACAGTGATTGACGACACTGGACCTCGACCCTCCCACCATGCAACAAGGGCTTCAAACCCGCTTCCCGGTGTGGTATTGCCCTACCTGATCTTCCATGCTAAATTGTATGTTTTCGCTACACGCTACTTGATCCCGGATCTTGCACATCTGTGTTTGCAAAAGCTTCATCACGACCTTCTAAATTTGGCGTTTCCGGACCCAGACCCTGAGAATCAGTACGTGGAGCAGCTTGTTTTGACCACAACTAAGGCCAGGATGGTCGTCGATCTCCTCAGCTATACCTACACGAAAACTACTCGCCTGGAGCCGATAACACCCTCATCAGCCACTCAGCTCCGGGACAATGAGCTTCGGAGACTTGTTGTGCACTATGCCGCATGCAAAGTGCGCGACCTTGCAGAGTACTGTCCTCCAACGGAACCTATCGTAGGGTCCACGTTTTACTCAGAGGAACCAGAAAGGCCGTCTGCTCGCGGGTTTCGCGCACTTTTAGATAATCTTCCGGAGCTTGCTTCGGATCTGATATACCGCATGATATAA
- a CDS encoding J-type chaperone JAC1 (BUSCO:EOG09264XM2;~COG:O;~EggNog:ENOG410PNVH;~InterPro:IPR004640,IPR036386,IPR009073,IPR036869, IPR001623;~PFAM:PF07743;~go_function: GO:0001671 - ATPase activator activity [Evidence IEA];~go_function: GO:0051087 - chaperone binding [Evidence IEA];~go_process: GO:0051259 - protein complex oligomerization [Evidence IEA];~go_process: GO:0097428 - protein maturation by iron-sulfur cluster transfer [Evidence IEA]) — protein MAASLRSQRVLQRLAASSRSTPRSFLSANRKTLSGSCILCQRQLSNAAATRARSPLQHRPFTTTIRKLNQSPNSEDSSAIPNAPNTTTYYTIFPQTLPTGPPPSSPFAVDVALLRREFLQLQNTIHPDKYPTGPTKQTAESLSATINEAYRTLADPLLRAQYILRQFHGIDVTAEDGAGSHPLDPELLMEVMDVQETIEEVGEGPEAEAQIAEMKKENDARLRGCVEALGKAFDEGNVEAATGECVRLKFWVSVAEGLKEWEPGMGGIRLIH, from the coding sequence ATGGCAGCATCTCTCCGTTCTCAAAGAGTCCTCCAACGGCTCGCAGCGTCATCCCGATCAACACCACGCTCATTCCTCTCGGCAAACCGCAAGACACTCAGCGGTTCCTGCATCCTCTGCCAGCGTCAACTCTCAAACGCCGCAGCTACACGAGCTCGTTCACCACTGCAACACCGCCCCTTCACAACCACCATCCGCAAGCTCAACCAGAGCCCAAACTCCGAGGACTCCTCAGCAATCCCCAACGCCCCGAACACAACAACCTACTACACGATCTTCCCGCAAACCCTTCCAACCGGCCCGCCGCCCTCATCGCCCTTCGCAGTCGACGTCGCGCTCCTCCGGCGCGAGTTCCTACAACTCCAAAACACAATCCACCCGGACAAGTACCCCACGGGCCCAACAAAGCAAACCGCCGAGTCGCTCTCCGCAACGATCAACGAAGCCTACCGCACGCTCGCGGACCCGCTTCTCCGCGCGCAGTACATCCTGCGGCAATTCCATGGGATCGATGTCACGGCGGAGGACGGGGCGGGGTCGCACCCGCTTGATCCGGagctgttgatggaggtgatggatGTTCAAGAGACGATTGAGGAGGTGGGCGAGGGTCCCGAGGCGGAGGCGCAGATCGCcgagatgaagaaggagaatgatGCGCGGTTGAGAGGGTGTGTGGAGGCGTTGGGGAAGGCGTTCGACGAGGGCAATGTTGAGGCGGCGACGGGGGAGTGTGTTAGGTTGAAGTTTTGGGTTAGTGTTGCGGAGGGGTTGAAGGAGTGGGAGCCTGGGATGGGCGGGATTAGGCTGATTCATTGA